The DNA region GAAGTTACTGACAAGAGCAGATCACCTCTAAAGTGCCAATGTCAGCTGGGCTCTCGCTATGCGCTCACTCATCACCGAGGTGGAGGATGAACCCAGCCCCCTTGGGAACAGACGGGAAGACCCTGCGTTTGTGCAGAGATGGGGGTCGCACGCACGTGTCCTGGCCCCGGGACCCCTGAGGAGCGTTACCTCCAGTTTGACGTTGCTTGCGCTGGCCGCCGGGGCGCCGCCCGAGCTCAGGGCCTGgtcactcttcttcttcttgtactTGTCCTTGTACATCTTGTTGCGGTGCTTCTTGCACATCCAGGGCTTGCGCTGCTTGGCCACCTGGCTGGTGGTCTCGCGGCAGCCCTCGTAGGTGCAGGTCTTGGCGTCCGGGCCGCGCTCCCCGCTGCCGCCCTCGGCACCTTCGTCCTCCAGCTCCTCGGGGCTGGCCGCACTCTCGCCGCCGCCCGCGGGGTCCGACGTGTCCAGCAGGTCGGCATCGTCGTCCCCGGTTTCATCCTCGGGGTCCGCCGCCGGCTCGCACGCCGCGGGGCCCGGCCTCAGAGCGCCGTCCGCCGCGGCCTTGTCCTGCCTCATCACCAGCACCGTCACCGGAGGGGCCGTCCCGGGGCTAGCGGCGCCCGGCCCCGAGCCCTCGGACACAGCCTGCGCCTCCGTGCTGCCGTCGGAGGCCCGGGTCCGCCGCCGCGGCCCGTCAGCACCTGAGGAGCACAACCGTTCCTCACAAGCTGCCCGCCTTTAGCTTAGGAGCCGGAGCCGCCGGCACCGCACTACGCCTGCGCGGCGGCGGACCGCGAGCCAAAGCTTGGAGCTCCGGGGGGCGGAGCCGAACAGGGGCAAGACAACACCGACTGCGCCTGCGCGGCGGCCAAGGCTGGCTTTAAAGCGGACTGAGCGGTCGACAGGAGCACCTACTGCGCCTGCGCAGCTGTCGTACACTACGAAGCGGTAAGCGGGATGGAAAGCCAGGCATCTCTACGATGACTGGGCCTGCGCAGCTGCCCTCTGCTCTCTTGAGGGCTTTGCACTCACGGTTTCCGAGGGCAAAAGGCTGAGGAGGCTCTCCCTggtttaatgattaaaaataagatgcctggcaacagatattagatggagaagtttattaaatgagcatggcgggttgggagagggagaaggaaaggagggagagaggtaactcagaaacagagacagagagagggagaggagaggagagagagagagagagagagagagagagagagagagagagagagagagagagagagagagacagacagacagacagacagacagacagacagacaagagagaggggcaaggtgggtctgtccttttataaaaGCCCTACCTGGCTAGGGCCACGCCCAATGGCAGGTAGGcaaatgacatcacaggcaggctgACTAGGGCAGAATCCTAACTCCCATCCAAGTAGGGTCAGGGGACACTTTCTGCCTGAAACACACCCCCCTCCATCCCTCAAAAGAGTTCAAAACACTTTTCTCCTGGAACATCTTTGGGTATATTAAGAAGGTTCCTGAGACACCCGGTTTATCTGGCTCATGCATCCCAGTCAAGCCCCATCCTGGAAGGAAGTCAGTCTAAGGGATGATAGCTTGTGTGCTGCTCAGGCTTTCGTTGAGCAACTTTCCTATCCAGTCCTAACCCTCCTGCCTTCTCTGATATCCCAGTAGTGGAATTGCTGGAGCATATGAcggttctgtttttattttccccacaAGCTCCACACTGACTTCCACAGTAAGTACACATGTTGGCGTTCACACTAGCAACGCACAAGGGGTCCCTTTTCCACACCCCACCGGTGCTTGCTATTTTGTCTCTAATAAGAACCGTCCCAACTGGGATGGGATAACACTGGTTTTGATTCGCACTTCCTCAGGATTAGTGATGTGTACTTTTACATACACCTGCTGGCCTTTGTATGCTTTCCTTTATGAACTAATTGCATCGCCCATTTCAATTGGATTATTAGGttttttgtttaatattatttttgttacattaatTTAAATTCCTTAAATGTTCTGGATGTTAACCATTCATCAGATgtagtttacaaatattttctcccatcctAGAGATTGCCTATTCTCGTGTCATTTACTTTTTAGTTTGGTACGCATCaatttgtcttttttcccttccacttCCTATGTTTTGTGAGTGTCTTATCCAAATAGATCTTTGCTCATTCCAATGTCTGGAAACacttgctctatttttttttttttctagtggctcacagttttaggtcTTTATCTCAAGCTTTACTTaatttttgtgttgatttttgtAAATAGTGAGGGGTTTagtttgtcttttattattaatatctACAGTGAACTTACTTTATTCAAGAATGAGCACAATGTACAAAAATATGctttatgttataaaaatatgtttatttggtTTAAGTCTTTTGCGTGCAGCTATCCAATTTCCCCAGGTTTACTTATTGAATTGTGTCCTTTTCCAATGTATGTTCTTAGCATCTTTGTTGAAGATTTGTTCTGCATAGGTTTACTTCTTGGTTCTCTATCCTCTCCCGCTGATCTATGTACCTGTTTTCATGccaataaaatgtattcattagtCCATCCTCACCCCTCTCTGCAgagtgtctctatgtagccttgtgtagtcctggaactctcagtgtagatcatgctggcttcaaactcacagagatctgcttgcctctgcttctagagtgatgggattgaagacacAAAGCATGTGTCATCAATCCTGGTGATACAATAGGCTTTTTTGATTACTACAGCTTTGTAGTATATTCTGAAGTTAGTTAGTGTAAtgctttctgctttgttcttttaGCTCATAGTGGTCTTTATTATTTAGATGAGTTTTTTTGAGGTGTcataaattttaggattttttttttcattcagcaaATTACTGTTTCTAGGATTTTGGTAAAGACGGTACTGAATCTACAGTTTGTTTTGGGCAGTGTGAACATTTAAACACTATTGATTTTTGTGGAtgacttcgtgtgtgtgtgtcctcttaaATTTATTTCAGGTGTATTTATAGTTTTCACTGAACAAATTTCTCATGACTTTACATAAATTTTGTTCTATTATAGCTattataaattgttttcttttcttttctttttgtttttgttttggttttcggtttttcaagacagggtttctctgtgtagccttggctgtcctagactcactttgtagatcaggctggcctcaaactcacagcaatccgcccgcctctgtgtctcgactgctgggattaaaggcatgcaccatcatacctgacttatttttcagatattttattactGGCATATAGCAACTCTACTGAGTTTAAACATTGTATTTTGAAATTTGGCTGAATTTGTATCTTTAATAGTTTGGGGATACTTTCTCTATATAAGATCATACCACCTGCAAATTGTGACTGTTGGCGTTCCTTCTGTCTAGTTTTatactctttattatttttctccttcttgatGACCTGTTTAGGATTTTCAGTGCAGTGTTAGGACACGATGGGTAAAAGTGGGcatctttgttgtgttttcaatCTTAGCTTTTGGCTTTCACCCTACTAAATATGTTAGCTGCTTATTTGCCAGGAtctttattatgctgaggtatGTTCATAGTATATAGTTGAGTTAAAATTTTTACCATGAAGGGAGagtgaattttatcaaatgccttttctgcattTATTGGTATAAACTATACTTATTCCTTATTTGGACTTGTGATGTATCATATTTGTTGATTTACATATGATGAAGTATATTTCTATCCCTGGGGACAATcatagtaggtttttttttttttttttttttttacagttcttAGGTAACTCaatctggctttgaattcactatgtaataGGGACCGGCACTGAACCTCTAGccctcccactttttcctctaaattGTTGTAATTGtcggcatgtgctaccactgttTTCTTATGTGTTACTAGGTTCAGTTTGTTAGTATTCTGTTGagtttttgtgtatgtatgtgtgtttgtgtgtgtgcaggtccatatgtctgagtgtgagtgtatatgcatgtgtatacacaaggATGTGCAGGCAAGAGAACAGCCTGAACTGTTGTTCCTTAGGTGACATccactatttgtttgtttatttttgttctagtaCAGAGTTTCTTACTATGCTACAACTTGCCAAGTACCTATGCTGGATAGCCAATGAACTCCACCAGTCAACCTGTATTTGCCTTTCCTACATTGGGATTAACCGTGCTTTGTTAagccatatatgtgtgtgtgtgtgtgtgttatagcatATGTGTGAttctgtatgtgcatatgtggaggccaggggtcagTCTGCTGTCTTATATTACTGCTTTCCACTTTatctttttgagagagggtctctcactgattgGCAACCTCTGCAAATCCTACTGGTGAACCTGCCCCATTCCATGCATGACCGTGCCGGGCTTCCAaatgggtgctgaggatggaggtCAGGTCCTCATCCTTGCAAGGCAGTGCTTTACCTAAGCTTTCTCTCCTGttctcaggcttttttttttttttaaataaatgaggtCTTGGGGATCAAATTCTGGTCATCATGCTTGCAAAGTAAGCTCTTGACCAAATAAGTCAGTTGTCAAAGATTTTTGCAAAACTGTTTAGTCTATCGTACTGACCTTCACGCACCTACTTTGCAAGCTTAGCTTTGTTCTCATATTATTTCCTTGTTGGTACCATTTTCATCTGGCTTTGATATCAGGGTAATTCTAGTCTAtgccatttaatttttaagtataataGGTATGTCTTATTCCACTAGTGGGTAGGACTCAGCAGTGAAGCCACTGATGCTGGGTTTTACTTTGGGGGATTTTTGTTGTAAGGATCAATCTCATCACTTCTTATTAATCTATAGGTTTCTCATTTCTTGattcaatcttttttgtttgtttgttttgtttttgtttttctttttttcaagacaggatttctctgtgttaccttgcctcccctggactcgctttgtagatcaggctggcctcgagctcatggtgatccacctgcctctgcctcccaagggctgggactaaaggcgagcgccaccaccgcctgtctTGAttcaatcttttgtttgtttgtttttgttgtttgatacagggcttctctgtatagccttgactgtattggacttgctttgtaggccaggttgaccTCAACTTTAcagacatctgtctgcctctgcctccttgagtgctgggattacaggcgtgtgccactgtgctcagtttGTGATTCaatcttcataaaatatatatgtgtagaaATTTGTCCATTTGTTATCTTCTAGGTTACCATCCTGTTGATACTTAGTTATTTATAATATTCTATAATAATCATTTGTAATTCTTGGATGCCATTTCTAATGCTTCTTCTATCATCTCTGATTTtaagtttttgtattttttttaaaacttaacctTAGTTGCCAATTTTGTTTAGAGCTGTTGTTTTTTAGAGTTTCATTTCCAGAGCCATAAAGTTCCTGTATTGTGAATGTGCACTGTGAAGAATCACTATACTTATAGAGGTACACTGCAACTGTATAAGACACTTTTTCCTTTGGTGCTCCATACTGGAGATCCAGTCGGGGCTTTGTGAGTGCTAGGCAAGAGCTAAACCCCTCACCCTAAACATTCTGCCACCATGatatagttttctttctcttcccaagaAATTCCTGCTCCAACTTCCAGCCCCAGGAAGCCACTCTCCTCTTCCCAGTCTCTGCAAAGTTGCCTTTTGTGGACCTTTTTATTGATGGAGCAGGCAAGAGCCAGGATTCTGAGCTTTTGTTTCTTACTAGTGATAAAGTTGGCATAAATTGTCCCTAAGCTTTTTTTCCCTACAGTTTGGATATAAGAGACTGTGCCAAACTCACAGTGGATTGccttaaggttttaaaaatttgtaatagtacaaagataaaaattgttcaagaaaatattATCCTTTAGGTCTTTGAAGTATTATTTCTGAAGTTTCCTATGTCAAACACAGCTTACACTCTTTAAATTTGTTCATCTGTGCTTTGTTATAGAGGTGCTAGCCCTGGACTTTGTAATagagaaaaaatacattttagaagaaTGTTAAGATTTTGGTTAATTATGACCCAGTGCTCTGTTAAGAGGAACTTAGAGCTGGGccaggtggtacatgcctgtgactttagcatgtgtatgtgtgtgtggcgggggtcGGGGGTCGGGTTGTAATTTTAGGGCCACCCTAAGCCCGTGACTCAGGAATCTAGAATTGGCTAGGTAGTATATGcctgcctgtgatctcagcatgggtgtgtgtgtggctggtggcAGCGTGAGGGGTGCGGGGGGGAGTTGTAAGTTCAAAGCCCTTGATAATTTACAAAAATACATTATAATGAATAGTtcttccaaaacaacaaaaagaatatctGAAGTTATATTCCCTCCTAAAAATTCCATAATTAATTGATTCACACAGATTTCTAGAACTTAAATGCACATGAAGACTATTTTTGCATAAATAACATCAAATGAATAGATTGGGGAAAGATGTAGGTAAGAGGTTATGGGGAGAATAAGTCAGAGCTCTACAGACTGTGAATGGCAcagttaaatagaaaaaaataagccaCCCAAAACTACACATacagtttgaaaacaaaatttcataataaatgttttctataaCACATACATTGAAATAAAGGCTACTTGAAGTTCAGTAAGATGTCTGTTTCTGTGTTGGTGACTTAATATTCTGCTAGCAGGACTTTTAAAGTTAGTTTAAAAGCTCCCTGCCACGTTTGTACCTAAGGTGCTTCGTGACTTTGGCAGTAGATACACCAAATCCATTCCTATCCATCTGTATTAGGAGATGGTAGCATGTAGCTCCTTTTCAAACAAGTGGGTGGGAAAAGCTTAGCTGGATCTCAGATCTTCTTAATTAAACTGATTAATCTTTCTTTGCCCTCAAAGTTCTTTCCAAGATTAGTTAGCGTTTTTAGACTTAATTAACTTCTGTTGAAAATGCTGGCAAGGACATCTCACATTTGTTTAAAACCGTTTAGTCTGTTAGTGTCAAGTGTTCACCATAGCCTCCAAATGGGGGCAGTATTTTTCTGCATTAGTTTTGCTCAGTCTATTCTTATGTTAGATGCTAGCTAGGTTATCCTGCAAAGCTGAAAGACCTGCAGCATATTCCTCTACAGCTCACAACATTCTTAAAGTGACAGTATTGAGAGGTGGGCCTATGGCGGGGTGACTGAGTGATAAAGGCAGAGTTCTCATGGTCACTAATAAAGATTATTtcagggcctgaggagatggctcagttgatgaaGGCTTTGCAATTCTAGCCTAAGGGCCTGAGCTCATATCCTCAGCACTCCTGTTAAAAGGGGGATTTGACATGTGTTTgtcacctcagtgctggggtgcagagacagaaggatccatggggttcaatgagagacctttgtccaacacacacatatgcacacatgtgagtgcacacacacagacacacacagacacacacagacacacacagacacacacacacaaacacacacacacatacacacacacacacacacacagagagagagagaaagagagagagagagagagagagagagagagagagagagagagagagagagagagagagagagagagattgactgATTCAGACACATTCCTTGCTCCTTCTGCTTTTTCTGGGTCTAGCAGGAAGGCAGCCTGTTGGActatggtctggtgctttgtgtttgttaattgctttcctcccaagattcttactgcagactgtcatgtaccccaagtattgctatTTAACCTTGCCTCTCTGTTTACTAATAAAGAAAgctgatacctgggcagggccagaggaaggTAGGAGTGGCAAAGATTCTTGGGCTTTTCGGACAGAGATttttggggaagagagagacagataccagaggaggaagaagaggaggatcaCCATGGGATAGAAATGAGCCATGTGGGCCCAGAGGAAGCACTCTGAAgtttcatatgggaaaaaaaacgATGAACAGATGTACAACCTTAGTGAaaatttgggattatggatgggaggtaacccagacagaAATTATTAGGACAGAGGGCGTGACATAAAGGATGAGTGGCACTGGAAGGCAGTTTAGAGGGTTACTATCTGCCAAGCCTCAGGTACAACGAGGCTTAGTCTAAAAtgtatcaggtgtctgtgtcgcTTTTGATTGTGAAAGTGGGTAAATAGCTCCTGTGTAATAAtgataagcctaataataaacattatttaggCCGTATAGATAAGCTAACAGCACTGGCAGAAGACAGGTCACCGGAAGCTTGGTCTGAGACTTCCCAGGCTCCAGTGCCATGAGGAACACATGGGCATTGTTTACTTATGAATCATCTCTAGGGTAGTCTTCTCTCACAGCAGGCTGAACTAGCTAATAATGTTACTTTGAAAACATCCCATTTGTTGATAAATCCATGAGGTTTCCTTTTACTATAATAAGATTGATCCCCTTAAAGTGCAAACAGAGTAAACATACCTTCACACCGGAGAGTTGGGCCGTCACCTCCTCACTCCAGCCTTAGCAGGAGGAAAGACCGCAGACTCTGACTGCGAAATGCGAACTTGTACAGAGTGGGGGCATTTTACATGATGCTTGCCAAAAATGTGCAGCATGAATTTGATTAAGTCTATAGAACTCATTTCCTGTTTACAAGGACACAAGAGAGGAAAATATTAGACCAGAGGATGTGGAAGTGATTAGAGAAATCCCAAATGAGGATTCTAAAAGACAGCTTGAGATAGCTATCCTGAACTTTCAAATGTACGTTAATCCCAGTTGGTTATAGAAGAACTTGCCCTTCAGTTTATAAGGCTGACACTTAACAATGTGAGGGTGGAGGGGACTGGTATGATGGATGACTGCATTTGACTGAGTTGATATAGTGCCCCCCCCCACATCAAACAGTTACGgtaaaaaatagacaaatagaaaTCTCAGCATATCAGTACTCATTGGTttgttcttaaaaacatttttatgcctTTGAAAATGTATGTATTAATAAAAGCGCAAATTAAAACAATTACTACTATATAAAGGAGGACATCGTCAATTATTCTTGAAAGACACATTTatcacctttaaatttttaaaatttgacttttttcattgaccatattttaaaaaatcatttaagttCATAGTGCTAaccacatttctttttattttttgtttttttattatttatttatttatttggtttttcgagacacggtttctctgtgtagccttggctgtcctagactcgctttgtagaccagactggcctcgaactcacagcgatctgcctgcctctgcctcccgagtgctgggattaaaggcatatgccaccacgcccagctccatttctttttattttaaggttcttttttattttttaacttttttaactttatgcatatgaatgtttgcctgaatgtatgtcaaATGGACCATATACATGTGTTATGGATACAATGTAACTTAGATACAACATACCTCAAACAGCAGGACAGTGCAGATGACAAAAATTTATAATGTTCAAGGTACTACTGATCCACCAGGACTacagaacagactcaggagctgaactgcaaCCTTGAAGGGACATTGCACAGtatatttaaaggatgaaaccataAATCAAGGCGGGCAGTGGGGTGGGCTGTAGCATTGTCCAATTGTATTTTGACGTAAGGGGTTGAGTAGGAGAGTTTTCACCAATCAGGATATGGGtaggtccctgggcctgggaacatgaacttagtttgACCATGTCAGCAAGATGGAAAAGTTATCCTTGAGTTGGCTGAACTCAGACACCTGTCTCCTTACAAGTTGTCCCTGAAATGTCTGAACTCAGTCAACTATctccttacaacagaagctgttcagttACTGGGGAGCCCCCAGTTCCTCTAGGGCCTGGAACCTTGAACTTAGTTTTTCATTATGATTAAATGgcatctgaaaacaaaatggcagtacttagagcaattttttttcttgtttctagcATTCCCCCTTGTCTTATTCAAAAATTTGATTATCTGTTCCTAAGGACAGGGGATTGCATTGGATTCTTAGGAGCATGAGCATAATTGACTTGATTCATGACTGAATAATTTTAACTAAAACCATTGAGAATGCAAGGCCTTATggggagcaggaggaacaggagaatcAGTGGTCCTGCTAAAGCGGTGAGCAAGGTGGTCAGCCAAGGGAACCAATCAGAGAGTCTGGCACCAGTTATTGGCCTGTCTCCCTTGTTTCTCCCTATCTaaacaggttttgttttatttttgctaaagTATTTCAGACTATTCTCAAATGGATGGCATAAAAACAACTAGTTTTTCC from Acomys russatus chromosome 15, mAcoRus1.1, whole genome shotgun sequence includes:
- the Rfxap gene encoding regulatory factor X-associated protein; the protein is MRQDKAAADGALRPGPAACEPAADPEDETGDDDADLLDTSDPAGGGESAASPEELEDEGAEGGSGERGPDAKTCTYEGCRETTSQVAKQRKPWMCKKHRNKMYKDKYKKKKSDQALSSGGAPAASASNVKLEESTDNILSIVKQRTGSFGDRPARPTLLEQVLNQKRLSLLRSPEVVQFLQKQQQLLNQQVLEQRQQQFPGGPV